A genomic window from Cutibacterium acnes includes:
- a CDS encoding PP2C family protein-serine/threonine phosphatase, which translates to MNKSDQSYTVTPGTAATLRVDLTDAAAARGDVACASHIGLRHETNQDAAALGIDGSGHHIVLVVADGVSSTEGAEECARVASHTARDYLAATMDQGLPINDDDTVTLFERTFQKAHEAVVSGSGPIGACTLAAAVATHDRIVVGNIGDTRTYWFPDDGDPIRLSIDDSMAQAQMDLGLSREEAERGIGAHAITKWIGASATDVAPRVMAYKPQQSGWLLVCSDGLWNHVPDAGDFARLMADPVSKAHTDDHGHASPAGVADGLIAYANNCGGHDNITVALWRRDS; encoded by the coding sequence ATGAACAAGTCGGACCAGTCCTACACCGTGACACCCGGTACCGCCGCCACCTTACGAGTGGACCTCACTGACGCAGCTGCAGCGCGTGGAGATGTCGCGTGTGCGTCACATATTGGGCTGCGTCACGAGACCAATCAGGATGCCGCAGCGCTCGGTATCGACGGGTCAGGACATCACATTGTCCTTGTCGTCGCTGATGGCGTGTCCTCGACTGAGGGAGCCGAGGAATGCGCCAGGGTCGCCTCCCACACTGCGCGTGACTACCTCGCGGCAACAATGGACCAGGGCCTGCCGATCAACGATGACGACACCGTCACCTTGTTCGAACGCACCTTTCAGAAAGCCCATGAGGCGGTAGTCAGTGGATCGGGTCCGATCGGTGCGTGCACACTCGCTGCAGCAGTTGCTACCCACGATCGCATTGTCGTCGGCAATATTGGCGACACTCGTACATACTGGTTCCCTGATGACGGCGACCCCATTCGCCTCTCGATTGATGATTCGATGGCCCAGGCCCAAATGGACCTGGGATTGTCTCGGGAAGAGGCCGAGAGGGGGATAGGTGCTCATGCCATCACAAAATGGATCGGCGCATCGGCTACCGACGTTGCGCCTCGTGTCATGGCCTATAAACCTCAGCAATCTGGATGGCTATTGGTGTGCAGCGACGGATTATGGAACCACGTACCGGATGCCGGCGATTTCGCCCGGCTTATGGCCGACCCCGTCAGTAAAGCGCACACTGATGACCACGGCCACGCTTCTCCGGCAGGCGTGGCCGACGGACTTATCGCCTACGCCAATAATTGCGGCGGTCATGACAATATTACGGTGGCTCTGTGGCGCCGGGATTCTTGA
- a CDS encoding DUF3107 domain-containing protein: MEIKIGIVNAAREVSIDAQESAETIEQQLRESLAQPNAVLTLTDAKGRKVLIPAHGIAYLDLGQPNSRQVGFGTL, from the coding sequence ATGGAGATTAAGATCGGTATCGTCAACGCCGCGCGCGAAGTCAGCATCGATGCTCAGGAGAGCGCCGAGACCATCGAGCAGCAACTCAGGGAGAGTCTGGCTCAGCCGAACGCCGTCCTCACTCTGACTGATGCCAAAGGCCGCAAGGTCCTCATTCCGGCTCATGGAATTGCCTACCTCGATTTGGGCCAGCCCAATAGCCGTCAAGTGGGGTTCGGAACCCTCTGA